The window GGAAGGCCGGAAGCAGCGATGATGCACGTTGACCGATCCTTTTCTTCCATTGCTTTCGTGCTGATCAATAAGTATTTGTCAACCCCAGATAATTCTTTCATCAACAATAGATTCGGGATGGTCTGCTCGCTCACAAGACTGACTAAGATGCATGCCATATTCGTTCTCCTTTCAGGTATTGTGACCGCTGGAGGTTTCGCCAGGTTACTTACTTTTTCGATTCATTTTTTCTTCTCAGGTAAAATCGGTAATCCTTTGTCCATCATGAGGGTAGGCAGCGAATGACGGTTCTCGGGACGATTGTTTGCCGTAAACCATTTATATGACTCGCCGTCAGGAAGCGGCGCGGCCTCAACTCGTGGATAGTGAAGCGGCAAGCCATCCGAAAATCCCTGACTGGCCCGAAGAAAAGCCGCAATAAATCCAACTTCCTCAAATGGTGTGTTTCCTTTGACGTATGCCTGCCGAACGGTTTCCTGAAATTTTTGAATCAAGGGTTCAGGGTGAAGAGAAGGAGTGCTGGACTGATTTGAAAGACGGGTCAGGTCCTGGTACTGAGCGGATAATTCAGCTCCTGTTTTGAGATCGGTTTCGATCAATTCAAGTCGAAGGCTTCCAAATCCGAACGGTTTTCCTCCGCCCAGACGATGGTAATGGTTTTTGGGCAAATTCAATAACCACAACAAAGCGCCGGCTTCAACTTCCGACAAATTCATCAGGTGAATATCGAATTCAAAGCATGTCTGTGGCTTGACCCAGCCTTGAATGGAGCGATTCTGGTTGTTACGTTCTTCTTTTCCTGATGAGCGGCGGTATTCTTGATAGACATCGTGCCTGCTGGCATTTTTGGTGGGCGTCTGTGTTCTGTCAGTCACTGGGTCCGACCAATGATTTTCTGGAAGCTCAGCGTGATGTGGATAAACCTTTCGCCCGCGAAGTCCTTTTGAAGCATTGTCATAGCCAGTTGTTTTGCGGGTTCCCTGGCCAGATAGTTGAGCGTCCCCTTCTTTATTTTTGGCGATATAAAATCGTCCTTGTTGGGGTTTGGGCTGTCCCAGAATATTGAGTGGAAACCCAGGGTCAGAAGTTCGGTTCGAACTGTTTTCATTGATGAAAGACTCAAGGGCATTTGAGGTTGTACATTCGACAAAACCAACCCGAAGCTGACCTCGATAGGCGCCCTGACCATTCTGGTTGACCCAGCCAAAGACCCGATCTGCTGGAGAAAATTCCTTTTCGACTTTTGCTGGATGCAGTGACTCGGGTAACAGACTGGCTGGAGAAACTTCGTGTAAATCACGAGAGATGGTCACCGGGTATAACCCAAGTATTTTCCAACTGTTCCCATCTTTTTCAACCCGAGCATAGCAAAGGTCACCTGATTTCAATTCGGTTTCTGACTGATTTCCAGCAATATGCCGAGACCAAACCGAATTCTGGAGTGCAGAGGGTCCTACTTGTCCAGTTTTCAGTTCTTCGACATGAAGTTCCTGGTATCCTTTTATGAGTTTTTTCCAGGCATCTTTGATGTTGCCTTGAAGAGGCAGAATCAACTCAGGCTTGTTTGTTGAGAAGAACACTCGTTCATCGTGTTTCCGGTCAATATTTTTATTTGTGATACAGACAATCCCAGAAACTCGAATCAGATCTTCACCTAAAGGCTCATGAAACGATCTTCTGTCTTCTTTTTTGCCTGCAATACTAGAAGAGGGGGCATTACCTGGGGAGATACCTTGAGGAACAATTTTCCTTACCTTCCAATACTTAAAATCTGGAATGTGTGTTTTTTTCTTGTTATCCCATCGGTAGTGTTGAAATTTCTCAATCCAACTCTCTACTTGGTCTCCATGAGCAGGAAGCCCTTTAGTTGCATAGATCAAGGCATTTTTTGATACCGCTTTTGAAGAGAAGTCATATCTTTTCAACCAGGCTGCGTAAAGCGGGCCTTGGGGAACGCCATCCTTACCATCTTTGCTCCCGATGTGGGATGTTCCAGTGTACAGCTTTACTTGCAATTGATCAGTTACATTTATAATTTGTGCTGGGATAAGAAATATGCCTTCAGTTGTTTCCATTCTAAATGCGAGCCGTTCACTGTTTTTGTGAAACACTCCAAACCTCGAATTGGTCACCGCTTCAAAGGCTGAGCGCAGCATTCCTTTGACCGAAGTCGGTGGAATGTACGGCTTCCCGTCCGGTCCAAGGCGCACCGGGTAGCTTTTATGGTGATCCTTATTAACTTCTTCGGCTTTGGCGGCGTCCAGAACGAGCAATGGCGTTGCGGTCGTCATTCGCACCCGGAGTTTTCCACTATAAAGCTCAGCTACGAAACGGTCGTGTCCCGCTGGAGTGCTATCCCCAAGCGGCGTTCCGTTCGCTTTATCTCGGGGTGGGGCCGGAATGAAATTGTAGGGATTGTGGAAGTCACCTTTTTGAGAATTCTGTGCCATCTTTTGCTCCGGGATGGGTTTAGGATCAAACCCAACGATGCGTGGTGTGTTAAATGATTTATTTTTTGACATTTTGGGCGACCTCCAGGTTGATCAGGCGTTCTTCGAACACAAAGGCATTGCCATAGGGTTTTTCAATCGCAATGTATTCGCGGGCATTGATCTGGACTCGTTCGGACGGCTTGAGATTTTCCACTGGCACCGGCAATTTCCCAATTCGTGCTTCGGCAAGCAAACTCCATCCTGGCAAAAGATCTGGCTTGTTCAGACTCTTTCCCCACAACAAATAGGTTTGGGAAATGGTTGAATAAAACTCTTTTGGAGACGGTTGGTTAAACCCATCGCACTGAAATTCCTTATTTTCAGTCAAGAAAACTGCTGGTCCCTGGCCTGAGTGTTTCTGCAGCCAGCGAAGTTCGCCAATTTCACCAAAGGCACGGGCTTCAAACACGGTCTGCAATTCAATCGCTTTTCCATCGGGCCCAAGGATATTTCCCTGGTTATCAACAACCCCGAACTGACACGCCTGTGGTGAATAGAGCAATGCCGTCAAAGGGGTGGACAAAGGCTTCCCCGACATCAGGAAGGAGAGTGCCTGAGTCAGGGAAACCGGTTGGGGTGATTGCCAATACCAGAGCGTTCCAGAATTGGTGTCGGTCATTGCGCACCTGCCTTTTGCGGTTGTTGAGCACGTGTTCGTTCCTTTTCATCCGCAATCCATTGCCGCCAGCCCAGGTTGATGTGTTCACACACATCCGCTGGTAGCGGACAGGTTTTACTCCAGGAAAAATTGGTAAAGCTGGCCAGGTTTCTATCTAAACCAGTTCCGCTGAGCTCAATCCGTTCAACCTCAATTTCACCCATCCCACGATTGACGGCAAATCCGAACGGGATCCGGCCCTGCAACACGTCGTTCAACACCAACAAAACCAGTCCCAGGGCTGGAAGTCTTTTGTTTTCTTCGATTCGCTCCAGATTGAGCCGCAGTTTGATTGGTTCCCAGGAAATTCCGTGCGGTTCGAGAACGCTAAACAAGGCGCTGTCTGAAGCACCTCCTGTCCAGCGGTCAATTGAGACGTGGTAGGCTGGGGTCAGGTGTTTGGCGCCGGTTTCACCAATGGCGGTCATCAACGGTTCATCGGTTTCTTTCCCTTTCGCCACTGTTTCTATGGCGTCCCATTTGGCCCGAGTAAACTTCTCTTCGGCAAAACAATCAGCAACGGACAATGCACCTAACCCAGGTTTTGGAGTCTTTTCTTGGCCTTGCGTATTTTCTGATTTAGCCGCCATGCCGAACACTTCTTGTGCCAACAAAACCTCTAATTGTTTGGGAAAAGGATGTGGTTCGTTTAATTCATCCTCAGAAGAAATGAATACCGTCCGCATAATTCGCTCAGCGTGACTGCGGAGCGTCCCTTTGATCGAGCTTCCCGGCAGCACAAACGCCACCTGGCCGGCACCATACGCGCTGACCAAGGGAAGCGAGTCAACCGCGATTCCGTCATATCCGGCTTTGACCATCACCGGTCCACGAGGTTGCCAAAAGAGTTGAAACTCAAAACGTTTCCCTGGTTGGGGTTGGTGGAGTTGACCTTCTGAAAGCAAGTCTTTAATTGAAAGTGATTCAGCGTTATTTCGAAGCAATGCCAGCATTCCTTGGCGGCGATTGATTTCTGTAAACCGTCGAATACACACCGATACCAGTCGAACCTGCCCAAGGCCACGGGTTTTGGCTGCTCCCAAACAAAATTCACCTTTTTGTAAGGACTGCGCCAAATGACCAAAGACAGCGCTACACAGTGGGCGATGAATGGGGTTGCAAAGTGGCAGACCTTTTTCTGATGGCAGGTCAAAGCGCAGGTTCAATCCAAAATGGCTTCCTCGGGGTAAGACTGCCCGATCAAATTTGAAACGGTCAGCGGCTGTTCCCGTCACGCGATCAATGCCAACGCCATCGCGAATTTCAATATGACTGTTTTTAGGAAGGCAAACCACTGCGTCAGCAACGGTCACCAGACTGGCCCGGCCTTTAGTTTCTTCACCTTTTTTGGAGTGGTCTCCCCACATTTGATCAGTGATTATTTTTCCAAAATGTCGTTCACACCAGGCGCGAAAGACCCCACTCAGGCTGGTGCCCGGGATATACCAAATTCCCTTGCCATTGCGCGCCAGCGGCAAATCACTTTCCGACGAACTGAACGCCCCACCAACATGGAGTGGGGTTTCAGCCTCGATAACCCCTTGAATCACAAGCTGCTCAACAATTTCACGCGCCATAACCGGTATCTCCTTTCCTGGGTTCGCAGTCGCGTTTGTGGGCCCGGAGCACAGCCTCAACCACGGTTTGCAGGGCATACGGCCACAAAAATTCCTTGAGCCGGGTTTCTCCGTCCACCGTGCACACCGGAGGCAGTTTCCCCGCGCTTGATTCAATGACTTTCCAGATGGCTTCATGGGCATCATCTATTAAACCTTCGACCTTTTTCAGTGCTCCATCTGGCCATTTGTCTTTTCGATTTGGTGTTTTTCGTAAATGCTCCACCCAGTCGCGAATCAGCGTCTTTTCAGAATGATGCTGAACTTTCCGAATCACAGCTCTCAAACTTCCCAACTGACTCAGGGAGGGCTCCGATTCGGGCTTTCCATCTGTTGAGCACTTGATTTTGATTCCAAGGACTTTTTTCCGATTTGACTCTTCATTTGCCAGGTGAAGGGCTGCCCGTTCAATGGCTTCTTGCCAGACGACGGTTTCAAGCTGTTTGAAAAACGCAAAGTCCGGGTCGTCTTTGGGAACCAGTTTTGGAGGTTCGCCATTCCCTGGATCATTCTTCTTCTCTTCGCCGCCTTCTGGTTTGGGGTCTGGAACAGGCTTCCAATCATTGAGTCTTGAAGTCAGCAACGGGTCATTAAACCGCACCTGGCCGTAGCCCTCGCCTCGCCGCTCGCCAATTCCGCTGGCTTCAATCTGGGCCAGTTGGTCGGCGGTTATAGTTCCCGTCACTGCAAACTGAACACAGGAACCAGCCGCCAGAGCCACCAAGCTTGGGCGAGGCAATCCCCATTTGGTCTGCCAGGATTCGATTCGGCGGGTTCGGATGAGCGATGTAATCAATTGATCCATCGGGGGTTTCTGAACCTTCAGGGTGACTCCCGTCAGATTCCGCTCAAGTGCCTGGGCCAAATCACATACATCAGTGGTAGGTCGTAGGGCGGCATCTCGCAACAGCACGTCTGACACCAGCCAGACGGTCAGCGTATCTTCTGATATTGGGATTGTCCGTGTAACAAACCTGGGTTCTGAAACAACACACACTTGAACTTCGCCATAATCATCTTTGCTGGAAACACCCAGCCGGCACGTTTCTTCCAGGCGTTTCCACCAGTCGTTCTCCTTTTTGTTCAGTTCATCCAGGATGTTTTGGGTGAAACGAAGTTCTGTGCGCAGGATTGTTCCAGCCGCGATGGCTTCTCGGGAATACACCCCACCGACCTCTTCCGTCGGACGTTGCCTCTGGTCCTCAACCACATTGTGGGTCAACAACGAGCGATGGGTTTTTTCAAATGAAGGAAGGATTTTTTCCGTTGTGTCACTGATGAAGCCTTCACGATAAGGTTTCATTTGCTGTTCACTGGCTGATTCTTTAAAGCGGTTGATAACCTTCTCTGGCTCAAAATCATCAGCCAGTTTGTCCTTAGAAAGCGCAAACGGCACTGGTAGCCCACGCTGATTGTGAACCACTGGCGTTGCCGGCAAAACCATCAGTTCACCGCCGGCAAAAGCTGGGTGCGGGTCAAAGCCTATTTTTTTCAGAAGCTTCGTTACAAAGGGAAGCAGGTACGTTCCCGGCACGAAGTCGAGCGTTTCCGCCACGTTCCCAAGCGTTCGAGTGACAATCGCCAGTGGCGTTTTGAGTTCCAGTTTCAGTTCAACCTTGAACCATTGGCCAGGCCGCTTGCTGTTTCCAAGCGGTTGTTCAGCATTACTTTCGTCCGTTGAGTGAGAATTTTGATTCGGATTGTTTGTTTCCAACCAGTTCACAACATCCAAAAACTGTTTAGGATTTCCAACATTCAGGGTACAGCGACCAGCACCCCGACGGCGTTTGCCGCCAAGATGTTTCACCAGCCGCGCCCCAGCCAGAAGCAAGGCCGAAACCGCGTGGCGGTCAATTCTTTCAACTGGAAGGTCCAGACTACAGGTGGCGGTCAGGCGCATGCCACCGCGAGCCATTTCCTCAAAACGAAGGAAGTCTTTTTTGGCGCTCCCCGAATCAGGGTCAATGGCAATGCCGGGTTTGACAAACGTGAGCGCCTGTCGAAAAGAAGACAGGTGGTTCTGGCACAAAGTGGTTCTCAACGATTCCGACAGTCTGGCGGGCGTGATTTTCAGGCCAGCGGGAGTTGGGCCCGATTCGAGTTCATCCCGGTCGCTTTCCCGCACCAGGCTGGGCTGGGAGCCAAAGACTGTTTTCACAAGTTGCAACCAGGAGCCGTTGGAATTTCCATCATCAAGGCCCAATGCGACCAGTTCGCAGGCATCGCGCCAGATGCCTGTCACCGTTTTCGCGGGCACAAAGGGAAATTTGTCCTGGTCACGAATCACCAACCGGTCAACATTGCCTGGACGTCCGGTTCCAGAACCCACGTGCCAGTCGGATTCCATGACCAGTTCAATCTGAAATTCGTTTTTGAGCCCCC of the Acidobacteriota bacterium genome contains:
- a CDS encoding TIGR03986 family CRISPR-associated RAMP protein — its product is MSKNKSFNTPRIVGFDPKPIPEQKMAQNSQKGDFHNPYNFIPAPPRDKANGTPLGDSTPAGHDRFVAELYSGKLRVRMTTATPLLVLDAAKAEEVNKDHHKSYPVRLGPDGKPYIPPTSVKGMLRSAFEAVTNSRFGVFHKNSERLAFRMETTEGIFLIPAQIINVTDQLQVKLYTGTSHIGSKDGKDGVPQGPLYAAWLKRYDFSSKAVSKNALIYATKGLPAHGDQVESWIEKFQHYRWDNKKKTHIPDFKYWKVRKIVPQGISPGNAPSSSIAGKKEDRRSFHEPLGEDLIRVSGIVCITNKNIDRKHDERVFFSTNKPELILPLQGNIKDAWKKLIKGYQELHVEELKTGQVGPSALQNSVWSRHIAGNQSETELKSGDLCYARVEKDGNSWKILGLYPVTISRDLHEVSPASLLPESLHPAKVEKEFSPADRVFGWVNQNGQGAYRGQLRVGFVECTTSNALESFINENSSNRTSDPGFPLNILGQPKPQQGRFYIAKNKEGDAQLSGQGTRKTTGYDNASKGLRGRKVYPHHAELPENHWSDPVTDRTQTPTKNASRHDVYQEYRRSSGKEERNNQNRSIQGWVKPQTCFEFDIHLMNLSEVEAGALLWLLNLPKNHYHRLGGGKPFGFGSLRLELIETDLKTGAELSAQYQDLTRLSNQSSTPSLHPEPLIQKFQETVRQAYVKGNTPFEEVGFIAAFLRASQGFSDGLPLHYPRVEAAPLPDGESYKWFTANNRPENRHSLPTLMMDKGLPILPEKKK
- a CDS encoding TIGR03984 family CRISPR-associated protein yields the protein MTDTNSGTLWYWQSPQPVSLTQALSFLMSGKPLSTPLTALLYSPQACQFGVVDNQGNILGPDGKAIELQTVFEARAFGEIGELRWLQKHSGQGPAVFLTENKEFQCDGFNQPSPKEFYSTISQTYLLWGKSLNKPDLLPGWSLLAEARIGKLPVPVENLKPSERVQINAREYIAIEKPYGNAFVFEERLINLEVAQNVKK